CTCAAATTTCACATACCTCTCAAATTTCACATACCAAATTTCGCACTGATGTCTTTTAGGGGCAAATTTCACATACCAAATTTCGCACCGATGTCTCGATCCACTCAAATTTCACATACCTCAACTTTCACATACCAAATTTATTAACAAAAGCTGATGAGTGCCATCAAGGATATGCTCATCCAACATCAGCGGCTTTGGTTTGGGCATCTCCAACGAAGACCACCAGATGCTCTGGTTTGCTTAAGACGCATCCAACGTGTAGAAGGAAGGATGAAGTGAAGAGGCCGTCCGAAACTAATCTGGGACGAAGCTATTATATGGATTTGACCCAAAGGGGCTTGAAAAAAGAGTTGGCGCTTGACAGAAATGGGTGGAAAGCAACGATCCACGTGACCGAGGTATGTGAACTGACCCTCTTATCTTTTGGCTGTCTCTTTAACAGGATGACGGAGCATCACGAAACTGGCCCTTTACGACCTCAACAAATGAAACCTAGAGAAAGAGCCAACAGTCGATGGAATTGCTCGAGGTATGTATACGAGGTACCTGAGCTGACCATGTTACTTCCGATTACCTCTCAAGTACGAATATGTAAACCTCAAACATGTAAACCACCATTTTTGGCAGAATTGGGGGACTCCTCCCGTAGCTCTACAACTCGCAGGATTGTGCAGGGGGAACCATCCCTGTAACCCTATAGCCAGGATATGGAGTAAATAGATGTATTGTTACAAACGTGTAATCCCATTGAAATAATGACTACTGCACCCTCTATACCGAAAACGAACGAGACACAAAATGTGTcaaggatttttcttgtattcgGACAAGTCATGTCTAGGCCGCAAGCTGACGCAAGAACTTTTTTGCCACACTTTTATGAAACAATTCTTTACGAGATAGTCTGTAACCAATCCTGGACTTGTTTTGGGACAAATGGCTTCGGTTCCCGTTCTGGTCTTTCGGGGGCAAGTCTCGAGCCCCTAGGGATGGTTGGAGAGATAAGCCGATGCAGCCTTATATCATTAACCAACCTGACGTTGACTGCTAGAACACGTTGCTATCATCGAATTCTGGATAACACTGGGAGGAGAAGAGgttagaaaaggaaaaacaaaatcaacttctccttcttctactcaaaacattggtAATAATAATTCTTCGGATTTCTAGGGTTTCGTATATCTGACTCTTGAATTCAACATGAGTATGACTCAATTCGCAATGGTAATTACTCCTATCTCTCTCTTATAtcaataattctctctttttagggtttgtttgattTCATATTTTATTAGCATAATTGACTCGTAATTTTGTTTTAAGGACTAGGGTTTCATCAAAGAGAGAATTTTAGATGAGATATTATTGAATTTTTGAACAAATTCTGATTGAATTTCTGGAATTGGTTTCAACTTTTGAATAGTAAGTAGCACTTCCGTTTTTGTACTGAAAGGTAATGCTGAACTTCTGGATAATCAATGAATAACATTACTAATTATTTGAAAATTACTTAGTTGCCAAGAGATTTTGTGTTGCAGTTTCTTCTAGGCTGGCGTTTTGATAAGTGGTTTCTTTTGAGTTGGTTTGGGAACTTTGGATAGATATGTTTGTTTGTAAGTGCAATGCGATTAGTTCTTGATTTTACTTGTATCTGATGTGTATAATCAATGTTATATGTAGATAGAGGAGTTGGCTTTTCTTATTAAAGACAATTTACCATGCAAGCATCTTGttctttccattgaagaggtgttGGTGGATTTTCTTCTGAACGATACCAGGTATCTGTGAGGATTGGGAAGGTTTGTTTTGTTGCACGATGTGTTTTTCCGAATATTGACTTGGTTGAAACTTAGCTCTTTTTAACATTCATTCTACCTTCTGGTATCCTCCTTGTCAAGGCCTAACTCAAAATAAATGATGATTACCTGaaacaatcataaaaatgatAAATTTATTTTTAGAGAAACCTGATTAATTGGGGTGATGCACAAGTATTACAGTCTTGGCGGTGATGAGATGACAATGGGAACTATCAACCATCTAAGAAAATATTTAGTACACATCAACAGCAGTTTATGATAAGCTCAAAGTATACGGTTAAGCATTTGTCAGAATTATGTTATTAAATATGCACTTCTAATGTATATGATGTCTAACGGAAAACTCTGCATAACCTTTCTGTGTGAAGGTGGTTTGTTAGATTTAATGTTTTCATGTTGACAGTGGTTTCTTATACACGTTGATTCAGTTTCACAACCACTATGATGTATTATATTTCCTGGTTTCAACCTCCCATTTGTGTCCAGTTGTTCCTTAACTTTTCATCAGTTGAATAGAGACTAGCTATGCCATAAAGTCACGGCAGAGTAAAGCAATAATTTATAAATTACTTTGGTGTATTATGTTTATCTTTCCCCGTGGCGTATAATGTTGTGAGTGACGGAATCATCGCGGAGTATGCTTAAATAGTTAATAGTGACTGAAATATTAAGAAAGTACAAATTGAAATGAATGAGTATGATTGCAGCCCAGATGGTGTCTTGGAGTTGAAACCAATGAACCCATACAACCGCCTTCTCTTGCATCGTCTTGCTGATATTTTTGGGTAAGTCCGTGTGGTGCTAACTTATTGAAGCTTCAATAGGTTTCTGTTTCACACGTCAATTTATATATGTTTGACAGTATTTCTCTCCTCGCAATGTAATGGCTTAATTGGGATGATATCATGTGCTAGATTTGTACATGTATCTGTCGGTGAAGGAGATGATCGCCATTTAATCTTGGAGCGTTGCCTAGAATCGTCAGTGTAAGCTTTTCTACATTATACCAAGCACTGCTTTTGTAATTTCCTCGTTTGGTTATAATGTTCAAGTTTTTAGAAATTTCAAGAGCACCTGGCTGTAGAACTTTGATCTGGAAATTTTAAAGCTAAGACGAACTATATTGAAGCTTGATTTCTCTTGCATCTTTTTTGCATAGGAAGGTTATTTGGTGTGCATTTAGAGAAAATATTACCAGAAAATAACCTTGAAGAAAGAAAATTAATCTTGTAATGTAAAATATAGCACTAAAACAGGAATGTATACCTTTTCGACAATTTGGATATCCTAACTGAATATGCATATCCTTTCTTAAATTTGCAATCTTGGGTTCTACTCAATCTGGTTCTCTAAGATGAGCTTATTAGGCTTTGTTGAATGGTCATCTTTTATATGTTTTTGAGTATGCTAATACTAGTGCTAACTGCTAAGTTCTGGTTTCTGCATAAGGTTGGGTTAGTATCATGTTTAGGTTCAAGTCCTGTTTTATAaggagctgaaattccaacaccCTGAACTTTCAGTTTGGACTTAATGCCTGATTGATATATAATGCATGATGTTGaatgtttattttgttttctattaAGCTCAGTACTTTTCCGTTAGCTATAAAGTATATAAACACAGTTGTTACATTATACGATGCTTTTCTTGTTTCACTCCTATATtcaaagtaaagtctttcatttCTCTAATTGCAGACCTCCAATTCTTGTTAGTGATATTCTGTGGCAACATGATGAGTATCCCTCTCCAACCGAGTCACATCAAATCTTGAGGAGGAAAGACACTTTACCTGGTAAGCTCTTTGCATTTCAATGATGCAGACTGAAACTTAGGTATTATTTGGAAGTATGGATATGATCATATGAGACATGTATAGCTACTCTCTAAAGATTGTTACtttgattgaaaaccatattcTTTAGACACGGTCCTCAATTGGAAAAAGTATCTCTTCATAACTCACTTTTAAGTGAAATTTTTGAATACATCAAGGTACTACTTTATGCATCTTTAACTTTGAAGATGAGGGAATGGTAACTGTCTAGAAAACATTGAGCAGGACAGTTTTATGGCTAGGTTATGTCACATACGGTAGTTACGTTATATGATATATTTTAGAACTGGGAAATAGTTTACTCTACTAGTATCCCTTTTCAACCAAGCTGTTCCTTGTTATCTGGGATTTATATGATTCTGCTAATTAAGTAGTAATCTGATCCTTGATTGAGGACCGTGTTATCTGGGATTTATATGATATATTTTATGATTCTGCTAATAGATTGAGTAGTAATCTGATCCTCTATGATCCATTTTTAGCTTTAGGCTCATTGATCCGTTAAGGTATAGGCCCATCGAAATACCTGATCTGTTAGGCCCATCGAAATACCCTATACCCTGGTTTACATTTAAGAGAATTACTACTCCAAGTAATTATGGAAACTGATTTCTATTCTTAGGAGGAATACTTAGGGTGCTGTTTTTGGAAGATTACTAACATAGGGTAGTTTCCTTTTCTTGGAATGACTAGTACTGGTGTAGTCCTAATCTATAAATAGAGTGCAATTAAGTGCCTGTAGAGGGAGGAAAAAACTAGAAGAATACTAGAAAGAGAATTCAAGAGGAAAAATAGTAGAAGAAAGATACAACGGCTAGGGTAGAAAACACCTTGAAGGAACGTTGTAAAACTCTTTCGCTTAAGCAATAAAGATAAAGTTTTATTGCATACTTGTTAGTACTTATCTATCATATTGGGGTCTGGAATTGATCACTCTACAAACATGGCTAAAAGAAAGTACGTAGAGTTGAAGGAGCTGGAGATAGATATCATGACAGAGATACAAGAGATGAAAAAGGAGCTTAAGTCAGAGTTAAGCAAAGAGATAAAGAAGGGATTTGAGGAGTTGAAAGAATGGTTAACCCTCACATGTTCTGGACATGTTCCTAACTTAGATGAAGAAAAATCTACGCTTCAATCCAGTAAGATCTTTGATGTTTCTACTATTATCAATTTAGTTACCATATTCAGACTTTCATATCATTATATGTTATGctaaattttttttggattttcccTTTACACATATAACAAGCGTGTGACAGCAAAGTCATTCCTCTGTTTCTCATATTGTTTCCTCTTAATGCCATGCCATTTAAGTAGCTCAATTGTTCTAGTCTACTTGTCTAATCTGCTCTTCTCTGAAAGTTTGCACTGAAATATACTTTTGTAATGTTTGTGTTTGCCTCGCAGCCTCCAAAACCAATACTGTTTCTACTAAATCCTCTCTCGAAGAGAGGGAAGCAGCTTATTTGGCAGCCCGCCAGCGGATCTTTTCAAAGGATGATAGCGAGGTTAAAGAATTAGTCACACCAAAGCCACGAAACATCCCTGTGGTTGCACGTCGAATGATAGCTCATGCACTGGGACAAagggtttcttcttcatctgctggGGTCACTCCTTCAACGCGTAACGAACCCAACCAAAAAAATCAGGAATTGAGTGGTAGTGAGAAAAGCGTGGGTCATCAAAATCTTAACTTGAGAAATTCACGAGAAACAGCTGCAGTTTCCATCCAAGAACTTAGCTCACAAGACAGGAAAATTGTTGATAAGTCGCAGGTGACTCATGCTGCCACTAGTGAGAGGAAAATTCAGAAGAAACCAGCAGGTAGTGATAATTCTGTTAATTGTGTTCCACCGCTGAATGGGAGAATGCGTCAAGCTCCATCCGATGACAATTTGAAACAAGAACATTTAGGAGCTGCAAAAAGGATGTTTGCTCATGCACTACGCTCAAATGGAACCAAGGAATTAAATGGTCTTATTATGAAAACCGATACAGCAATGCCAATTGAAAAAGACTAGTCACAAGTCTCTAAGGGAATCTCAAAATCTTTTCAAGTAATCTCATGTGACCCTCTTGAAAAGCAACATAGGTATTTTAAGATGGCACATGGAATCACCAAGCAAGACTCCCCGACTTACTGGGCCATCTACATCAGCTCTAACAAGGCTTACCAGTGTTCCTCGCAGTGTTGGTTCTCAGGGGCGGAGCCGAGTTTTGAGAATAGGTATGCACCAATAGGCACATATTTAAGAGGGTGAAAATGGGCAAAAATAGCTCGAATTGGGCCCAGAGATAACTGGGCTGGGTAGGCAAATCGCACACCCAACTTTTCATGTGGCTCCGCCCTAGTCACGCGCTCTTTAGAATGGCTATAAATATTTGTGAGGGTTGCCAATAATTAGTAGTTTTGAGTATTAAAATGTATGGGACAGGCTATATCTATCTATCAAGTTGCTCTTTTTATACACAAAATTTTGTGTTGGAAAATGGACTCTCATATGTCTCATCATCTATGTAAATTTTGGTGGGAGGAAATTCTTGGTCCTAACAATGAAAACTTTATGTGCTTGGATCCGAAGGCGGTCCTGGCATTCGAATGAGCTAAATGATTTAGCTATGATAGTTAGAAATGCCTAGAAACTGATTGAACAACCCAATTCTTTATTAGGAAGTGCTCTAAAGTCTAACAGCTTTTAGCTCGGCTTGCATAATGGCTATTAGATGGAGGTGTACCTCTATTTCTCTGCAAGTGCCACTGGTCAAAGCCTCTTAAACTTATGTTTGTTTTACCTTTCTAGCTactgtttttttatgttttaaccGAGGCGAATgtgtcagaagaaaaaaaaaatgtgttaGACCcgagcttgttgctaggctaccaaccaacTTTTTGTAATctgttttctttttggtttttaatAAAAGGAATCTAAAATTGTAATTAGTAAATATAATTTCCATTTTCTACCCCTTTTGGATGGAATTTGAGGATCCATTTTCAACCCTTTCTTTACAACTACAACTCGATTGTGAACTTTATTGGGTGATTATGTATTTTGTATCGAAGACAAGAAGTTGTAAATCTCGAATTTGTTTGGGGAAAAATTGATCGTCTGATGGGGCGTGGCAGAGGAAGAGAAATCAAAGCTTGTTCTTGGCCTAACAAAGCACAGTAACAGCGTGTCCGGTTCAAGATTTTCAAAATTCAGGAATTAGATTTTTGGGGTAAACCAATTCCTAGAATTAAATTCCATGATCAATAAACTTATGTTTGGTTGGGTTGATTGAATTACGTGGTAATCTAAACTTATAATATCACTTAAATACCTTTACTCTTTAAAATTCTAAACCTGAGCCAAACGAATCCAAAAATCAACGAATAAATTTAAAGACTAGAATTATAAGTGAATTCAATTGAAACATACAAAACATGATCAAGTAGAAATTGAATTCAAATCTTACTCAATATAACAACTTAATCTAATTGGATACTATGTTAAACTAGGTGAACGAAATACTAAATATTTTCATATAAACacttaaaagaagaaaaaggaataaaATTGACTTTTTACTGAATCAAAAGGGAGAATTTTAGAGCACAAACCGTTAATTGCAGAAGAActgaaattacattttgaaactCTTTTTACTGCATCTCCGGTTGTTCAGgataaagaacttatggaactAGTTCCAAAAGTTATTTCTGAACAAGATAATGCTGATTTACTTGAAATCCCTACTGCTGATGAAATTTGGTTAATCGTTAAGGCTATGAAAACGAATAAGTCACCGGGACCAGACGGTTTCCCGGTAAGTTTCTTCAAACTTATTGGAATATAGTTGGGAATCaaatagtatcattatacaagaAATCTTCAAGACTGAACAGATTATTCCCAAACTTAATGAGAACTTTTTGTTCCTAATCCCTAAAATAAAAAACCCCAAAACACCTAATGACTTCAGACCAATAGGTTTAAGTAATACACCCTATAAGATtttgtctaagattttcgcaaATAGAATCAAATTTTACCTTGAGAGAATGATATCATCTTTTCAGTCTGCTTTTTTGTCGTCAAAACAAATTGCAGACAATATCGTTGTAGTCCATGAAGTCATACAttctctaaaaaaaaatgaaaacaaaaaatggtGTCCTAGGAATAAAAATCGgcatgtcaaaggcttttgaaaGAGTAAGTTGGGACTTTTTGATGCAAACTTTAACTGCTTTTGGCTTTAGCAAGGATTGGTGTAGCCTAATACACCAATGTCTTTCTACTGCCTCCATAGCAGTCTTACTCAATGGTTCTCCAGGGAACTTGTTCACACTTTCTCGTGTACTCAGACAAGGAGACCCGCTCTCTCCTTATCCGTTCCTAATTTGTATGGATGTTTTCTCCAGATTTCTGTCTGCGAAAGAAAAAACTAAACACATAACAGGTATAAAAATCTCCAAGAATAGTATTCctatttctcattttcttttcgCAGACGACTGTCTGCTTTTCTCTAAAGCCAGCCTAGTCAGCTGCAAGAATTTACTTAACATCATTTCTCAGTTTAGCAATGCCTCAGAACAGCTGATAAATTTCTCAAAGTCAGGGATCTTTTTCAGCAAAAAGATTCACTCCAAACATTAAAGAATAATGATAAGGAtgctcaaaattaaaaaaaaaaaattgcatctcTGACACCTATCTAGGAGCACCTTTATTTGTTGATAGATCAAAAATAAAACTTTCTATAACGTTGTAACAAATATGGAAAATAGAGCTCATAGATGGAATGGCACAACTTTGGTCCAAGCTAGCAAATCAGTTCTAATAAAATCTGTTTTATCGAGCCTTTCTATTTACCAAATGTGACGTTTTTCCCTTCCTAAGAAAATAACAAGCCAGATAGATGCTATCCAAAGGGAATTTTGGTGGAGAAagcaaaaaaataagaaaaatttctaCCCGATTGGATGGAATTTTCTTTGCAATCCCGTAGAACTAggtggtttagggttcaaagaaGCCAACAAGATGAACAAATCAATGATTTCCAAACTTGCTTGGAGATTGGCAGCTAACGAAAATTGTCTTTTAGTATCTGTTCTAAAGgaaaaatactttaaaaatacttttgttttcttttcaaaaaagcaCTATAACTCTTCTTGGATATGGAGGTGTATTTTACAGGGAGTATCTTTGATTCATAAACATAGTTGCTGGGAGGTAGGAGATAGTAAATCAATAAATATTTGGTCAGATAAATGGGTTCCAGGTATGAAAAATAACCTGTTAACACATTGTGGATCTAAATTAAACTCTTTAACACTTGTATCTGAGTTACTCGACTCAAATACGAGGAAGTGGAATGAACTGAAAGTTAGGAATAACTTTCATAATGATATAGCTGAAAAAATTCTTGGTATTAGAATACTTACTAATtgtcaaggaaagttgaaaaatgATACACTTAGATGGCTCCTCACAAATGATTGAAATTTTACAGTCAAATTCATGTATCTAAAACTTAAGAACCCATCTACGATACCACACAAGACATAAATTGCAGctttttggaaatatttttggaaattgaaTATATCTCAAAGGATAAAAAATATCTCGTGGAAATGTCTACACAATGCTCTGCCAGGTAGGAAGAAGCTAGGTCAATATATGAAACATATAGAAATGAAATGTATTTTCCGTGAACATGAATGTGAATCCCTGAAACACCTGTTTTTTATTGTCCTTACGTTAAATCAGTTACAATGTTGCCCCCTGTTGTAGGAATAAGTTCTAATAATGATGGTCAATTCTCTTTTGCACAAATGTGTGAAAACTGGATCGCAGGTATACATAGTAGTGGTGAAATAAAGATCATGGCAACAAAATGCTGGTTGATTTGGAAAGAACGATGCTCAAGGATTTTCGAATCAAAAATAACCACTAGTATTCAATTGTCTCTAGCTATACAAATACATATCAATTTCTGGTCTCCTCTGAAAACCTCTATCTTTGACAATAGATATGTTGCCCACTgtgatgatcaaaatcaaactgaCCTTAATGAAGTAGGATGGAGAAAACCTCAACATAATCAATCAAAGATCAATTTTAATGCCTCTTAGACTGATAACTTTTCTTTTGCTGGTTATGGCATGATTTTGCGTAATGAAACAGGTGAAGGTGTGCAAGCTAAAGCTGGGTCCATCAGAGCCTCCACTGCAGAAGAAGCAGAGGCTTTGAGCTTGCTGGAAACTGCTTATTGGGCAAAGAGCATGGAGTTAAGTAACTTTTGGGTCGAAGGGGACTGTCAACGGCTCATTCTTTTTTCTCAGAACAGGGACAACAACATGTTTTGGAGAAACCAAGCCATAGTTTCAGAGGCAGTGTGGATTCTTCAAACCTGTAACAATTTTCCGGGGTTTGCTTTCAAGAACAGAAAATGCAATGAAGTAGTTGATGCTCTAGCTAAAGAGGCACGTAGAAAAGGGATAAATAAAGAAGTATGATTGCAGATGGCTGTTTTCATTTCTATCTTTTTACTTTATGATATTCGTTTTTCCAATTCTGTTCCGAACTGTAGTTCTCTTAATGAGGGTGCTAGTATGTTGGTGGAAGCCAATATCTCAATGTTTTGTGATGAGATAAGGGTAACCAACACAGTAGACAACTCTTTGTAATCTTTCTTGTTTCAATATAagtaactttaaaaaaaaaaatccaattggaTACTATTGCAACTTCCTTGATTACTCTACTGGGTTTTAGGGTTACAGAAGGTGAGATTGATTTTTGGGTTCAAAACAGGAGAGATCagatttagggttttaaaaatgatCGGTTTTTCTGGTTTAGAGAACAAAGATTGGGTTTAAGCTTTCGAAAATGTTACATGATTTCGGAAGAGACGGAGGTTTTACATAGAGATGAAGACCTATAAGAAAAAATCGCCATGACATACTCGAGTTGGATTTTCTTTTCCTCTCTCACAGTACTTGAGAGATGGAGAAAAACTTCTTCAGTCTCTGCACACTATAATTTTTTTCAAAGGGCAATTAAGTCATTTAATGACTATTACAGTATTAACTTCTTTTTCGCTGGAATTTAATTCTATTCCATTGTCCGACCACTATGATTGAAGGCGGAAGATTAGGGAAAATTGGATTCCTGAGGAATCAGATTTCGAAAAAGTTAGAATTGTTCGGCTCGGGGAATTGGCATGATTCCTTGGGAATTGGATTACAACGTCTCCAATTAACCCAAACCGAACGCGATGTAAGATTGTAACAACATATGTACAAATAAAAGATTGATAGGTAGAACAGAGTTGAGATTATTGTGCGTTGCTAGTTTTTTGGAGGAGCAGGATCAGGTGgtggatatggagatgaagaaggtggaggtggtagagatggaaataaaatcataaaatggaactaaattcaatttaggtttggGTCAAGGATAAAAGTTGTCAATGTTAACTTTATTTAAGTGTTGGATGGATATTTCACAATTTAATAGAGGTTTGTCACCAAGATAATACCTGCTTTGTACATCTCATTTCATCTACATaaata
This genomic stretch from Papaver somniferum cultivar HN1 chromosome 5, ASM357369v1, whole genome shotgun sequence harbors:
- the LOC113283905 gene encoding uncharacterized protein LOC113283905 isoform X1 is translated as MSMTQFAMIEELAFLIKDNLPCKHLVLSIEEVLVDFLLNDTSPDGVLELKPMNPYNRLLLHRLADIFGFVHVSVGEGDDRHLILERCLESSVPPILVSDILWQHDEYPSPTESHQILRRKDTLPASKTNTVSTKSSLEEREAAYLAARQRIFSKDDSEVKELVTPKPRNIPVVARRMIAHALGQRVSSSSAGVTPSTRNEPNQKNQELSGSEKSVGHQNLNLRNSRETAAVSIQELSSQDRKIVDKSQVTHAATSERKIQKKPAGSDNSVNCVPPLNGRMRQAPSDDNLKQEHLGAAKRMFAHALRSNGTKELNGLIMKTDTAMPIEKD
- the LOC113283905 gene encoding uncharacterized protein LOC113283905 isoform X2, coding for MNPYNRLLLHRLADIFGFVHVSVGEGDDRHLILERCLESSVPPILVSDILWQHDEYPSPTESHQILRRKDTLPASKTNTVSTKSSLEEREAAYLAARQRIFSKDDSEVKELVTPKPRNIPVVARRMIAHALGQRVSSSSAGVTPSTRNEPNQKNQELSGSEKSVGHQNLNLRNSRETAAVSIQELSSQDRKIVDKSQVTHAATSERKIQKKPAGSDNSVNCVPPLNGRMRQAPSDDNLKQEHLGAAKRMFAHALRSNGTKELNGLIMKTDTAMPIEKD